In Silene latifolia isolate original U9 population chromosome 3, ASM4854445v1, whole genome shotgun sequence, a single window of DNA contains:
- the LOC141648689 gene encoding putative germin-like protein 2-1: MDFVHHNPTFFYFQQLLAWLYLSLAYATDPSQLQDFCVATSDPTKAVFVNGLLCKNQNEATPDDFYFKGLDVPANTNNRLGSGVTLVNPTNLAGLNTLGISVARLDFAPYGLISPHTHPCATEVFTVMEGTIYVGFITSNQANGGNKLFTKVLNKGDVFVFPQGLIHFQLNIGKTPAVAFSGLSSQNPGVVTIPNAVFGSDPLISVDVLSKAFQLDVGLVKYSQRFFFSNRFYYVHLMF, from the exons ATGGACTTTGTCCACCATAATCCAACATT CTTTTACTTTCAACAATTGCTTGCATGGCTATACTTGTCTTTGGCATACGCCACCGATCCGTCCCAGCTACAAGACTTTTGTGTCGCAACAAGTGATCCTACAAAAGCAG TGTTTGTAAATGGGCTCTTATGCAAGAACCAAAACGAAGCAACTCCAGATGATTTTTACTTCAAAGGGTTAGACGTTCCGGCCAACACTAACAACAGGCTTGGATCCGGCGTGACTCTAGTAAACCCAACAAACCTAGCAGGACTCAACACCCTTGGCATATCCGTTGCTAGGCTCGACTTTGCACCATACGGGCTCATATCACCCCACACTCACCCTTGCGCCACTGAGGTTTTCACCGTTATGGAGGGTACTATCTACGTGGGTTTCATCACCTCAAATCAGGCCAATGGCGGCAACAAGTTATTCACTAAGGTGCTTAACAAAGGTGACGTGTTTGTTTTTCCACAAGGCCTTATTCATTTCCAGCTGAACATTGGCAAAACCCCTGCAGTTGCCTTCTCAGGATTGAGTAGCCAAAACCCGGGTGTAGTCACTATTCCTAACGCGGTCTTTGGTTCCGACCCACTTATTTCCGTTGATGTTCTTTCCAAGGCGTTCCAGCTTGATGTTGGCCTTGTTAA gtattcacaacggtttttttttagtaaccgtttttattacgtacacctaatgttctga
- the LOC141648690 gene encoding uncharacterized protein LOC141648690 translates to MARTWMSDAKKGDPEYDAGLAEFYAFVRENVTNTSSMACPCDMCLNMTHMSLPDVQIHLQKRKFNPKYRLWTFHGESRTIKRGMREDINIKFSETEKETCFNLIEKDSDAAEEDSGLGMNMNSDSVDESEDNSENIWGDFCGENEEVEKSSINIDEDIIDDDDEEDLDENNLDDISVVLEKLKDSEMPLYKSCKKYTKLASIVKLYNLKAKNGWSDKSFNDLLELLRDMLPEDNVLPNRTYAAKKILRGIGMKYEKIHACPNDCILYRKEYETCTHCPVCKEWRYKKKEGIPAKVLWYFPIIPRLIRLFANKEDAKLLTWHKAPKLMMGS, encoded by the coding sequence ATGGCGCGTACTTGGATGTCTGATGCAAAAAAAGGTGACCCAGAATATGATGCCGGGTTAGCTGAATTTTATGCCTTTGTTAGAGAGAATGTGACGAACACATCTAGTATGGCGTGCCCTTGTGATATGTGTCTTAATATGACGCATATGAGCTTGCCAGATGTACAAATTCATTTACAGAAGAGAAAGTTTAATCCAAAATATAGACTCTGGACTTTTCACGGAGAATCTAGAACCATAAAAAGAGGAATGAGAGAAGATATAAATATCAAATTTAGTGAGACGGAAAAAGAAACATGTTTTAATCTAATTGAAAAGGATTCTGATGCGGCAGAAGAAGATTCGGGTTTGGGAATGAATATGAATTCTGATTCGGTTGATGAGTCTGAGGATAACTCTGAAAATATTTGGGGAGATTTTTGTGGAGAGAATGAGGAAGTAGAGAAGTCGTCTATAAATATTGATGAAGATAttatagatgatgatgatgaagaagaccttgatgaaaataatttggaTGACATAAGTGTTGTATTAGAGAAGTTAAAAGATTCTGAGATGCCATTGTATAAGAGCTGCAAGAAATACACTAAATTGGCATCAATTGTTAAGTTATATAATTTGAAAGCTAAAAATGGGTGGAGCGACAAGAGTTTTAATGACCTCCTAGAATTGTTGAGAGACATGCTTCCCGAAGATAATGTTCTTCCTAATCGCACCTATGCGGCAAAGAAGATACTTCGAGGAATTGGTATGAAATATGAAAAGATTCATGCATGTCCTAATGATTGTATATTGTATCGCAAAGAATATGAGACATGCACTCACTGTCCGGTTTGTAAAGAGTGGCGGTATAAAAAGAAGGAGGGTATCCCGGCAAAAgttttgtggtattttccaataattcCAAGGTTGATACGCCTTTTTGCGAATAAGGAAGATGCAAAGCTATTGACGTGGCATAAAGCGCCAAAGCTAATGATGGGAAGTTGA
- the LOC141648691 gene encoding uncharacterized protein LOC141648691, with amino-acid sequence MNGIHLWPPILLMHLSEHYIYKFLTFWSMSLRYAVQAISEKNKKNAAQRQAQYHGSRGGYRGVEKKVKADFAAKGCPLETVDRYLVWLRAHKSENGDMTDYVKEVEKKIEAINKDVKAGVFVPKGREDILAKALGKAEHPGRVRGVPNGIGIKEYFGKAPKNPTPTQLKEKISTLEEQLKETQMMLVKFWQTGERPSEEVLARFLDAMTKSTQGNYASMEGSQSQAREESQAREESPDDEPSHKEKSSEPSRTSTEEPLSDEVFRTPVATIRNFSTSPLEVVKL; translated from the exons ATGAATGGAATTCATTTGTGGCCTCCCATACTATTGATGCATTTAAG TGAGCACTACATTTATAAATTTCTGACATTTTGGTCCATGTCTCTACGTTATGCTGTTCAA GCCATTAGTGAGAAAAACAAGAAGAATGCAGCTCAAAGGCAAGCACAATATCATGGTTCTCGAGGAGGATATCGGGGAGTTGAGAAGAAAGTC AAAGCAGACTTTGCCGCAAAGGGATGCCCATTGGAGACAGTTGATCGATATTTAGTTTGGCTAAGGGCTCACAAGTCTGAGAATGGAGATATGACTGATTATGTTAAAGAAgtggaaaaaaaaatt GAAGCAATAAACAAAGACGTGAAGGCAGGTGTATTTGTTCCCAAGGGACGAGAAGATATACTCGCTAAGGCACTTGGCAAGGCCGAACATCCTGGTCGTGTTCGAGGAGTTCCTAATGGCATAGGCATAAAAGAATATTTTGGGAAAGCTCCCAAAAACCCGACTCCAACACAGTTGAAGGAAAAG ATAAGTACTTTGGAAGAGCAACTGAAGGAAACTCAAATGATGTTGGTGAAGTTCTGGCAAACAGGTGAGCGACCAAGTGAAGAAGTATTAGCTCGTTTCTTAGACGCGATGACTAAGAGTACACAAGGAAACTATGCATCTATGGAGGGGTCTCAGTCACAAGCTAGAGAGGAGTCACAAGCTAGAGAGGAGTCACCTGATGACGAGCCATCTCATAAGGAGAAATCAAGTGAGCCATCTCGTACGTCTACTGAGGAGCCACTCTCTGATGAGGTTTTCCGTACTCCAGTGGCTACCATTCGGAACTTTTCTACATCACCACTAGAGGTAGTCAAATTATAA
- the LOC141645919 gene encoding uncharacterized protein LOC141645919 isoform X1 codes for MINVDIEEHVLHREQKCMLSYEDLIHWCDEEEISASHIALFMRYLTELVVSIQCTTSYGFLCPTSLSKFASFENEDDRSDYIVKAMTCTGCERGRKLVFAPYFEGNHWMLAAINPKDSVVYWCDPAGTREPREFLKDTINMAITKINSMDPEKCQQKELEWKIIKCPTQPFGSVLCGYYVCRYMLEIIRGRYINIIPSFMFKAPKIYSVQQIDEVRDIWATYALQFKAEVFDGNV; via the exons ATGATCAATGTGGATATAGAAGAGCATGTACTACATCGTGAACAGAAATGCATGCTTAGCTATGAAGACCTTATTCATTGGTGTGATGAAGAAGAGATAAGTGCCTCTCACATTGCTTTGTTCATGAG gtaTTTAACTGAACTAGTAGTGAGTATTCAATGTACAACCTCATATGGATTCTTGTGCCCCACATCATTGTCCAAGTTcgctagttttgaaaatgaagatgATCGGTCGGACTATATTGTTAAGGCTATGACATGTACGGGTTGTGAAAGGGGTCGAAAGCTTGTTTTTGCTCCATACTTTGAAGG TAATCATTGGATGTTGGCTGCCATTAATCCAAAGGATAGTGTAGTATATTGGTGTGATCCGGCTGGAACTCGAGAGCCTCGTGAATTTTTGAAAGATACAATTAATAT GGCAATTACGAAGATAAACTCTATGGATCCTGAGAAATGTCAGCAAAAAGAGCTTGAATGGAAAATAATAAAG TGTCCTACGCAGCCCTTTGGAAGTGTATTATGTGGATATTATGTCTGCCGATATATGTTGGAAATCATCAGAGGACGATATATTAATATTATTCCAAGT TTCATGTTTAAAGCCCCAAAGATATATTCAGTTCAGCAAATTGACGAGGTGCGGGACATTTGGGCAACATATGCATTGCAGTTTAAGGCGGAAGTATTTGATGGCAACGTTTAA
- the LOC141645919 gene encoding uncharacterized protein LOC141645919 isoform X2: MINVDIEEHVLHREQKCMLSYEDLIHWCDEEEISASHIALFMRYLTELVVSIQCTTSYGFLCPTSLSKFASFENEDDRSDYIVKAMTCTGCERGRKLVFAPYFEGNHWMLAAINPKDSVVYWCDPAGTREPREFLKDTINMAITKINSMDPEKCQQKELEWKIIKFMFKAPKIYSVQQIDEVRDIWATYALQFKAEVFDGNV, encoded by the exons ATGATCAATGTGGATATAGAAGAGCATGTACTACATCGTGAACAGAAATGCATGCTTAGCTATGAAGACCTTATTCATTGGTGTGATGAAGAAGAGATAAGTGCCTCTCACATTGCTTTGTTCATGAG gtaTTTAACTGAACTAGTAGTGAGTATTCAATGTACAACCTCATATGGATTCTTGTGCCCCACATCATTGTCCAAGTTcgctagttttgaaaatgaagatgATCGGTCGGACTATATTGTTAAGGCTATGACATGTACGGGTTGTGAAAGGGGTCGAAAGCTTGTTTTTGCTCCATACTTTGAAGG TAATCATTGGATGTTGGCTGCCATTAATCCAAAGGATAGTGTAGTATATTGGTGTGATCCGGCTGGAACTCGAGAGCCTCGTGAATTTTTGAAAGATACAATTAATAT GGCAATTACGAAGATAAACTCTATGGATCCTGAGAAATGTCAGCAAAAAGAGCTTGAATGGAAAATAATAAAG TTCATGTTTAAAGCCCCAAAGATATATTCAGTTCAGCAAATTGACGAGGTGCGGGACATTTGGGCAACATATGCATTGCAGTTTAAGGCGGAAGTATTTGATGGCAACGTTTAA